ATTTACTCTTTTTCATATATTAGGTTCACAAAAGGAAGCTATGTATGATTAAATCGTAATCATTACGATTTGTCAACCTAATAAATAAAAAAGGAGGAGTTTATATTGATTTCTACGATGACAGCACTCGAACAACATATTTTTGATACATATCAAAAGGCATATCACACGTTACAAAACGAAACAGACCTTTCACCTAAAAATCCGGTTATTAATCAGACTCTTTCACAATTAGTTTTCATCTTAACCATGCCGGTGGATAAAAATATGACAGATCAAATTATCGAACACCCTGATATCAAGGCAATAAGAAAACCAATGCTGTCTTTGCTTGCACAGGCAGAAAGTGAAATGGAGAAATACTATGCCATGCACTACTTAACAACTGCAAGATCTATCAACGATTTACATCACTTTATGTACTGGAACAATTACACCAACCTTGTCCAAAAAGAATGGAAAATTAGTCATAAACTCACAAAAGTTAAACGGATGACGATGATAGGGTCAGGCCCTCTTCCATTATCTGCCCTAATAATGGCAAAAACGTCGAATGCAGAGGTACGGAGTTTGGATATAGATCCATTTTCTCATTTGTTAGGGCAGCAACTGCTTACATCTCTTCAAAATAATAATCGAATTTTACATGAGCAGGAAGACGGGGCAAGGGCTGATTATAGCAGAGATGATTTTGTACTGATTGCTTCGCTGGTACCAAACAAAGAAGATATTCTCCAACAAATTAAAAATACCAATCCCAAAGCTATGGCTGCTATTCGCAGCGCCGATGGCTTATATCAACTGCTTTATGATCCAGTACAGCCAAATATGTATCAAAATTGCGGGTTTCAACTAGTCAGCCGAACCGAAGCAGATTCCTCTGTTATTAATACAACATTGTTTTTACAAACAGAAAAATAGGAAGAAATAGAGTAAGGCTGTCCTTTTCATACGTCACCATTGGACAGCCCTCTATCAAGGTAAATGTGATATATAAATGAATATTTTTAGTCTGTCATTTTTCTAAGCACAGGATAAATATATGGATTGGAGGGTTCTTTTATGACTCTTCCACGTTTTGCTTTTATAATGGGTAACTCTGCACCATTATGGGTTGTTACATCCAGCGTTCCTTCTATTTCCATCCATGTGTCTTTTTCATAGGAACTTGCTTGTTCAAATTCCGTTAACAACCC
This DNA window, taken from Alteribacillus bidgolensis, encodes the following:
- a CDS encoding nicotianamine synthase family protein, translating into MISTMTALEQHIFDTYQKAYHTLQNETDLSPKNPVINQTLSQLVFILTMPVDKNMTDQIIEHPDIKAIRKPMLSLLAQAESEMEKYYAMHYLTTARSINDLHHFMYWNNYTNLVQKEWKISHKLTKVKRMTMIGSGPLPLSALIMAKTSNAEVRSLDIDPFSHLLGQQLLTSLQNNNRILHEQEDGARADYSRDDFVLIASLVPNKEDILQQIKNTNPKAMAAIRSADGLYQLLYDPVQPNMYQNCGFQLVSRTEADSSVINTTLFLQTEK